One segment of Pontibacter akesuensis DNA contains the following:
- the hisS gene encoding histidine--tRNA ligase, which translates to MSKEKPSIPKGTRDFGPAVVVKRNYIFGVIRRTFEKFGYLPLETPAMEQLSVLTGKYGDEGDQLIFKILNSGDFLSKTRPEDIAEGSKHLTRKISEKALRYDLTVPFARFVVMNRNEISFPFKRYQIQPVWRADRPQKGRYREFYQCDADVVGTNSLLCEAEIVQMINGVLTDLGLTDFTIKINHRGILAGIAEAIGENGREGDICVAIDKLDKIGKVGVRKELLERGITADAVNKLEPLYDLNGSNEEILNQLQVILGKTAEGQRGLSDLHEVWNYLQGLQSKALSAENPSGAPRLQLDVTLARGLSYYTGCIFEVKVNNVSMGSISGGGRYDNLTGMFGMPDVSGVGFSFGVDRIYDVLEELQLFPASNESGTQVLLVQFDKASEQYALPLLQQLRDAGISSELYPEAAKLKKQMSYADQKKIPYVVLIGSEEMAGGKLKLRNMQTGEQQDQSIEEIISKLK; encoded by the coding sequence ATGAGTAAAGAAAAACCATCCATACCGAAAGGAACACGAGACTTTGGCCCCGCTGTGGTGGTCAAAAGGAATTATATATTTGGCGTAATCAGGCGCACGTTTGAGAAGTTTGGCTACCTGCCCCTGGAGACGCCTGCCATGGAGCAACTGTCGGTGCTCACAGGCAAGTATGGCGACGAGGGAGATCAGTTGATTTTCAAAATCCTTAACTCCGGCGACTTTCTCTCCAAAACACGGCCCGAGGATATTGCCGAAGGCAGCAAGCACCTTACCCGCAAAATCTCTGAAAAAGCCCTCCGTTACGACCTAACGGTGCCTTTTGCCCGTTTCGTGGTGATGAACCGCAACGAGATTTCCTTTCCCTTCAAGCGTTACCAGATTCAGCCGGTGTGGCGTGCCGACCGGCCGCAGAAAGGACGTTACCGTGAGTTTTATCAGTGCGATGCCGATGTGGTGGGAACAAACTCCCTGCTTTGCGAAGCCGAGATCGTGCAAATGATCAATGGCGTGCTGACAGACCTTGGCCTCACCGATTTCACCATTAAAATTAACCACCGCGGTATATTGGCCGGCATTGCTGAGGCAATTGGAGAGAACGGCCGAGAAGGCGACATCTGCGTGGCAATTGACAAGTTGGACAAGATCGGGAAAGTGGGCGTGCGCAAGGAACTGCTGGAGCGAGGTATTACAGCGGATGCGGTAAACAAACTGGAACCGCTCTACGACCTTAACGGCAGCAACGAAGAAATACTAAACCAACTGCAGGTTATTCTTGGCAAGACGGCAGAAGGCCAGCGCGGCCTCAGTGACCTGCACGAAGTATGGAACTACCTGCAAGGGCTCCAGAGCAAAGCATTATCGGCGGAAAACCCTTCCGGAGCGCCACGCCTGCAACTGGATGTAACCCTTGCCCGCGGCCTCTCCTACTACACCGGCTGCATATTTGAGGTGAAGGTGAACAACGTAAGTATGGGCAGCATCAGCGGTGGAGGGCGCTATGACAATCTGACTGGTATGTTCGGCATGCCGGATGTATCGGGTGTGGGCTTCTCGTTTGGCGTGGACCGCATCTACGATGTACTCGAAGAACTACAGTTGTTTCCCGCCAGCAACGAGTCGGGCACTCAGGTGCTGCTGGTGCAGTTCGACAAAGCCTCAGAGCAATATGCCCTGCCGCTGCTGCAGCAGTTGCGCGATGCCGGCATCAGTTCAGAACTATACCCTGAGGCAGCGAAGCTGAAGAAACAGATGAGCTATGCGGACCAGAAAAAAATCCCGTACGTGGTGCTAATCGGCTCTGAGGAAATGGCGGGCGGCAAGCTGAAGCTGCGCAACATGCAGACAGGTGAGCAGCAGGACCAATCGATAGAAGAAATCATCAGCAAACTAAAATAA